One Streptomyces mobaraensis NBRC 13819 = DSM 40847 DNA segment encodes these proteins:
- a CDS encoding response regulator produces the protein MAIRVMLVDDQVLLRTGFRMVLAAQPDMEVVAEAGDGVEALEVLAGTEVDVVLMDVRMPRMDGVEATRRICAPEDRERAPKVLILTTFDLDEYAFSALKVGASGFMLKDVPPAELLGAIRSVYSGDAVVAPSTTRRLLDRFTPMLPGSAREPANSEIDRLTGREREVMLLVAQGLSNGEIAARLVLSEATVKTHVGRILTKLGLRDRVQVVVMAYESGLVRAGGGAG, from the coding sequence ATGGCGATCCGCGTGATGCTCGTCGACGACCAGGTGCTGTTGCGCACCGGCTTCCGCATGGTGCTGGCCGCGCAGCCCGACATGGAGGTCGTCGCCGAGGCGGGTGACGGCGTGGAGGCCCTGGAGGTGCTGGCGGGCACCGAGGTGGACGTGGTGCTGATGGACGTCCGGATGCCGCGGATGGACGGGGTGGAGGCCACCCGCCGCATCTGCGCCCCCGAGGACCGCGAGCGGGCGCCCAAGGTGCTGATCCTCACCACCTTCGACCTCGACGAGTACGCGTTCTCGGCGCTCAAGGTCGGGGCCAGCGGCTTCATGCTCAAGGACGTGCCGCCCGCCGAACTGCTGGGCGCGATCCGCTCGGTGTACAGCGGCGACGCGGTGGTGGCCCCCAGCACCACCCGCCGCCTGCTGGACCGCTTCACCCCCATGCTCCCGGGCAGCGCCCGCGAGCCCGCCAACTCGGAGATCGACCGCCTGACGGGCCGTGAGCGCGAGGTGATGCTGCTCGTCGCCCAAGGGCTCTCGAACGGCGAGATCGCGGCGCGCCTGGTGCTCTCGGAGGCCACGGTCAAGACGCACGTCGGACGCATCCTCACCAAGCTGGGGCTGCGGGACCGGGTGCAGGTGGTGGTGATGGCCTACGAGAGCGGCCTGGTACGGGCCGGGGGCGGCGCGGGCTGA
- a CDS encoding NADH-quinone oxidoreductase subunit D, protein MTETTVGIGGAAESTDMVLNIGPQHPSTHGVLRLRLVLDGERVRSAEPVIGYMHRGAEKLFEARDYRQIVMLANRHDWLSAFSNELGVVMAVERMLGMEVPERAVWLRTLLAELNRILNHLMFLGSYPLELGGITPVFHAFREREVLQAVLEEVSGGRMHYMFNRVGGLKEDLPAGWTGRARQAIAEVRSRMDVHDRLVLGNEIFRGRTRGVGVLSRETVHAYGVSGPIARASGVDFDLRRDEPYLAYGELADVLKVVTREEGDCLARFECLLDQTHNSLALADACLDRLSDLPPGPVNQRLPKVLKAPEGATYAWTENPLGLNGYYLVSKGEKTPYRLKLRSASYNNIQALVELLPGTLVADMVAILGSLFFVVGDIDK, encoded by the coding sequence ATGACGGAGACGACAGTCGGCATCGGCGGCGCGGCGGAGAGCACGGACATGGTGCTCAACATCGGCCCGCAGCACCCCTCCACCCACGGAGTGCTGCGGCTGCGCCTCGTCCTCGACGGGGAGCGCGTCCGCAGCGCCGAGCCGGTGATCGGCTATATGCACCGCGGCGCGGAGAAGCTCTTCGAGGCCCGCGACTACCGCCAGATCGTCATGCTCGCCAACCGCCACGACTGGCTGTCCGCGTTCTCCAACGAGCTCGGCGTCGTCATGGCCGTCGAGCGCATGCTGGGCATGGAGGTGCCCGAGCGCGCGGTGTGGCTCCGCACCCTGCTCGCCGAGCTGAACCGGATCCTCAACCACCTGATGTTCCTGGGCTCCTATCCGCTGGAGCTCGGCGGCATCACCCCCGTCTTCCACGCCTTCCGCGAGCGCGAGGTGCTCCAGGCGGTGCTGGAGGAGGTCTCCGGCGGCCGGATGCACTACATGTTCAACCGCGTCGGCGGCCTCAAGGAGGACCTGCCCGCCGGCTGGACCGGCCGCGCCCGGCAGGCGATCGCCGAGGTCCGCTCCCGCATGGACGTCCACGACCGCCTGGTGCTCGGCAACGAGATCTTCCGCGGCCGGACGCGCGGCGTCGGCGTCCTGTCCCGCGAGACCGTGCACGCGTACGGCGTGAGCGGCCCCATCGCCCGGGCCTCCGGCGTCGACTTCGACCTGCGGCGCGACGAGCCGTACCTGGCCTACGGGGAGCTGGCCGACGTCCTGAAGGTCGTCACCCGCGAGGAGGGCGACTGCCTGGCGCGCTTCGAGTGCCTGCTCGACCAGACGCACAACTCCCTCGCCCTGGCCGACGCCTGCCTCGACCGCCTGTCCGACCTCCCGCCCGGCCCGGTCAACCAGCGCCTCCCCAAGGTCCTCAAGGCTCCGGAGGGCGCCACGTACGCGTGGACGGAGAACCCGCTCGGGCTGAACGGGTACTACCTCGTCTCCAAGGGCGAGAAGACGCCGTACCGCTTGAAGCTGCGGTCCGCCTCGTACAACAACATCCAGGCGCTGGTGGAGCTGCTGCCCGGGACGCTGGTGGCGGACATGGTGGCGATTCTGGGGTCGCTGTTCTTCGTGGTGGGGGACATCGACAAGTAG
- a CDS encoding ABC transporter permease has product MDVVSRTWTWLATGSHWSGPDGVWHRLAEHLELTVVCLALSCAVALPLAVVLGHTGRGGALAVNLSNAGRAVPTFAVLVLLTLGPLGTYDSWPTVIALVLFAIPPLLTNAYVGMREVDRDVVEAARGMGMSGRQVIGRVELPLAMPLVMTGVRSAAVQVVATVSIAAIVGGGGLGRIITAGFRLTDTPQVVAGAVLVAALALVVEGAFVLLERWLGRRRRRGTAGADRIPGAPGADAGPVTASAA; this is encoded by the coding sequence ATGGACGTCGTCTCCAGGACGTGGACGTGGCTCGCCACCGGATCGCACTGGTCCGGACCGGACGGGGTCTGGCACCGGCTCGCCGAGCACCTCGAACTGACCGTGGTGTGCCTGGCCCTCTCCTGCGCCGTCGCCCTGCCCCTCGCCGTCGTGCTGGGGCACACCGGCCGGGGCGGCGCCCTCGCCGTCAACCTCTCCAACGCGGGCCGGGCCGTGCCCACGTTCGCGGTGCTGGTCCTGCTGACCCTGGGCCCGCTGGGTACCTACGACTCATGGCCCACCGTCATCGCCCTCGTCCTCTTCGCGATACCCCCGCTGCTGACCAACGCCTATGTGGGCATGCGCGAGGTGGACCGCGACGTGGTGGAGGCGGCGCGGGGGATGGGGATGTCGGGCCGGCAGGTCATCGGCCGGGTCGAACTGCCCTTGGCCATGCCGCTGGTGATGACCGGGGTGCGGTCGGCGGCCGTGCAGGTGGTCGCGACGGTCTCCATCGCCGCGATCGTCGGCGGCGGCGGACTGGGGCGGATCATCACCGCGGGCTTCCGGCTCACCGACACCCCGCAGGTGGTGGCCGGTGCCGTATTGGTGGCCGCCCTCGCGCTGGTGGTGGAAGGGGCGTTCGTACTGCTGGAGCGCTGGCTGGGACGTCGGCGGCGGCGTGGGACCGCCGGGGCGGACCGGATACCCGGCGCGCCCGGTGCCGACGCCGGACCGGTCACCGCGAGTGCCGCCTGA
- the folK gene encoding 2-amino-4-hydroxy-6-hydroxymethyldihydropteridine diphosphokinase: MSSSDPTVQPVPASVVEQVDAADVTLSNPQWAVLSLGSNLGNRLETLQGAVDALEDTPGLRVKAVSPVYETEPWGVEPGSQPSYFNAVVLVKTTLPPASLLERGHAIEEAFERVRDERWGPRTIDVDIVTYQDVISDDPLLTLPHPRAHERAFVLVPWYDVDPDAVVPGRGPVADLLAGLAREGVRPRVDLELRLPE, translated from the coding sequence ATGAGCAGCAGCGACCCGACCGTGCAGCCGGTGCCCGCCTCCGTGGTGGAGCAGGTGGACGCCGCCGATGTGACCCTGAGCAATCCGCAGTGGGCCGTGCTGTCGCTCGGCAGCAACCTGGGCAACCGCCTGGAGACGCTGCAGGGAGCCGTCGACGCCCTGGAGGACACGCCCGGCCTGCGGGTGAAGGCGGTCTCCCCGGTCTACGAGACCGAGCCCTGGGGCGTCGAGCCCGGCTCCCAGCCGTCCTACTTCAACGCGGTGGTGCTGGTGAAGACCACTCTCCCGCCGGCCTCGCTGCTGGAGCGCGGGCACGCCATCGAGGAGGCGTTCGAGCGCGTCCGCGACGAGCGCTGGGGGCCGCGGACCATCGACGTGGACATCGTCACCTATCAGGACGTGATTTCCGACGATCCGCTGCTGACGCTTCCCCATCCGCGCGCCCACGAGCGTGCCTTTGTGCTGGTTCCGTGGTACGACGTGGATCCGGATGCTGTTGTTCCGGGGCGTGGGCCGGTCGCCGACCTGCTGGCCGGGCTCGCCCGCGAGGGCGTACGGCCGCGGGTGGACCTGGAACTCCGGCTGCCGGAATAG
- a CDS encoding sensor histidine kinase, translating to MHRLYEFLRRHPTGVDSFWAVLLLGLCALTLTENAMRSPGERVAAVGVSLLMCTVVALRRRMPEKMLILAIVVGLAQLAFDVEVNLYDVPMLVIVYTVASGPCRWASRVALVGGVLAPVLYFWRWPDTTSDSLTHDLFGLAFGAFPFLLSWVLGDRMRTRRAYWDQLEERAARLEKEREQQAKMAVTAERARIARELHDVVAHNVSVMVVQADGAAYVLDSSPEQAKQALETISGTGRQALAEMRRLLGVLRTEDGSAPAGEYVPQPDVEQIEELVEQVRGAGLPVDYRVEGSARPLPSGVELTAYRIVQEALTNTRKHGGPDAGASVRLTYFDDGLGLLVEDDGRGAQHELYESGGADGMGHGLIGMRERVGMVGGTLDAGPRPGGGFRISVLLPAKPGR from the coding sequence GTGCACCGCCTCTACGAATTCCTCCGCAGACACCCCACAGGTGTGGACAGCTTCTGGGCCGTGTTGCTGCTGGGGCTGTGCGCCCTGACGCTGACCGAGAACGCGATGCGGAGCCCGGGGGAGCGGGTCGCCGCGGTCGGCGTGTCGCTGCTCATGTGCACGGTGGTGGCGCTGCGCCGCCGGATGCCGGAGAAGATGCTGATCCTGGCGATCGTCGTCGGGCTGGCCCAGCTCGCGTTCGACGTCGAGGTGAACCTCTACGACGTCCCGATGCTGGTGATCGTCTACACGGTGGCGTCCGGCCCCTGCCGCTGGGCCTCCCGGGTGGCGCTGGTGGGCGGCGTGCTGGCGCCCGTGCTGTATTTCTGGCGCTGGCCCGACACGACGAGCGATTCCCTCACTCATGACCTCTTCGGTCTCGCCTTCGGCGCCTTCCCCTTCCTCCTCTCCTGGGTCCTCGGCGACCGGATGCGGACCCGCCGCGCCTACTGGGACCAGCTGGAGGAGCGCGCCGCGCGGCTGGAGAAGGAGCGCGAGCAGCAGGCGAAGATGGCGGTGACCGCCGAGCGCGCCCGGATCGCCCGCGAGCTGCACGACGTCGTCGCGCACAACGTGTCCGTCATGGTGGTGCAGGCGGACGGCGCCGCCTACGTCCTCGACTCCTCGCCCGAGCAGGCCAAACAGGCGCTGGAGACCATCTCGGGCACCGGCCGCCAGGCGCTCGCCGAGATGCGCCGGCTGCTGGGCGTGCTGCGTACCGAGGACGGCTCCGCGCCGGCCGGCGAGTACGTTCCGCAGCCCGACGTCGAGCAGATCGAGGAACTCGTCGAGCAGGTGCGCGGCGCCGGCCTGCCGGTCGACTACCGGGTCGAGGGCAGCGCCCGGCCGCTGCCGAGCGGCGTCGAGCTGACCGCCTACCGCATCGTGCAGGAGGCGCTGACCAACACCCGCAAGCACGGCGGCCCCGACGCCGGCGCCAGCGTCCGGCTCACCTACTTCGACGACGGGCTCGGGCTGCTCGTCGAGGACGACGGGCGGGGCGCGCAGCACGAGCTGTACGAGTCGGGCGGCGCCGACGGCATGGGTCACGGGCTGATCGGGATGCGGGAGCGCGTCGGCATGGTCGGGGGCACGCTGGACGCGGGGCCGCGTCCCGGCGGAGGATTCCGGATCAGTGTGCTCCTGCCCGCCAAACCGGGCCGCTGA
- a CDS encoding ABC transporter ATP-binding protein, with amino-acid sequence MIRFEHVTKRYADGTTAVDDLSFEVAEGELVTLVGPSGCGKTTTMKMVNRLIEPTEGRILLDGADIAETDPVALRRRIGYVIQQVGLFPHRTVLDNTATVPHLLGWQRKKARDRAAELLELVGLDPAVHGGRYPDQLSGGQRQRVGVARALAADPPVLLMDEPFGAVDPVVRERLQNEFLRLQSQVRKTVLFVTHDIEEAVRLGDRIAVYGHGRIEQLDAPSVVLGAPATPYVADFVGADRGLKRLSVTPIERDDLEQPPVVHLDDPVEAALSVLAGENADWAVVLDDGDKLHGWVAADSIVHANGGTVRDHARRMEAWLPVGASLKQAFSTMLQHDAGWIAVLDGDRRDHFLGVLTPTSLHGALRRSVGDDARRADRTEPPGGDLRATAS; translated from the coding sequence GTGATCCGATTCGAGCACGTCACCAAGCGCTACGCCGATGGCACGACCGCCGTGGACGACCTGTCCTTCGAAGTGGCGGAGGGCGAGCTGGTCACGCTCGTCGGACCGTCCGGCTGCGGCAAGACCACCACGATGAAGATGGTCAACCGGCTGATCGAGCCCACCGAGGGCCGGATCCTGCTGGACGGCGCGGACATCGCGGAGACCGACCCGGTCGCCCTGCGCCGGCGCATCGGCTATGTGATCCAGCAGGTCGGGCTGTTCCCGCACAGGACGGTGCTCGACAACACCGCGACCGTGCCGCACCTGCTCGGGTGGCAGCGGAAGAAGGCCCGGGACCGCGCCGCGGAGCTGCTGGAGCTCGTCGGCCTCGACCCCGCCGTGCACGGCGGCCGCTACCCCGACCAGCTCTCCGGCGGCCAGCGGCAGCGCGTGGGCGTCGCCCGCGCCCTCGCCGCCGATCCGCCCGTCCTCCTGATGGACGAGCCGTTCGGCGCCGTCGACCCGGTCGTCCGCGAACGGCTGCAGAACGAATTCCTGCGACTTCAGTCACAGGTGCGCAAGACCGTGCTCTTCGTCACCCATGACATCGAGGAGGCCGTCCGGCTGGGGGATCGCATCGCCGTCTACGGCCACGGCCGCATCGAGCAGCTCGACGCGCCCTCGGTGGTGCTCGGCGCCCCCGCCACGCCCTACGTCGCCGACTTCGTCGGTGCCGACCGCGGACTGAAGCGGCTCTCCGTCACCCCGATCGAACGCGACGACCTGGAGCAGCCCCCCGTCGTCCACCTGGACGACCCGGTGGAGGCCGCCCTCAGCGTCCTCGCCGGCGAGAACGCCGACTGGGCCGTCGTCCTCGACGACGGCGACAAGCTGCACGGCTGGGTGGCCGCGGACTCGATCGTCCACGCGAACGGCGGCACCGTGCGGGACCACGCCCGGCGCATGGAGGCGTGGCTGCCCGTGGGCGCGTCGCTGAAGCAGGCGTTCAGCACCATGCTGCAGCACGACGCCGGGTGGATCGCCGTGCTCGACGGCGACCGCAGGGACCACTTCCTCGGCGTCCTCACCCCGACAAGCCTGCACGGGGCCCTGCGCCGCTCGGTCGGGGACGACGCACGGCGGGCCGACCGGACGGAGCCGCCCGGCGGGGACCTGCGGGCGACCGCGAGCTGA
- a CDS encoding DUF3180 domain-containing protein, translated as MKQLRIGVLLGLFAAAGVLSWAGARLWDAFGTLPSVPVAAPIVLAVIAVVLFATAVSLRARLRAQRERRPGAKGVDPLLAARAVVFGQASALVAALVSGAYGGVGVFLLLDGMETDARREQTIYAGASVLAGACVVAAAFFMERVCKLPEDDDEGPGEGKPA; from the coding sequence GTGAAGCAACTTCGGATCGGGGTGCTGCTCGGCCTGTTCGCCGCGGCCGGAGTGCTGTCCTGGGCCGGTGCCCGGCTCTGGGACGCCTTCGGCACGTTGCCGAGCGTGCCGGTCGCGGCGCCGATCGTGCTGGCCGTCATCGCCGTCGTCCTCTTCGCGACGGCCGTCTCGCTCCGCGCCCGGCTGCGCGCGCAGCGCGAGCGGCGCCCCGGCGCCAAGGGCGTCGACCCGCTGCTGGCGGCCCGGGCCGTGGTGTTCGGCCAGGCCAGCGCCCTGGTCGCGGCGCTGGTGTCCGGCGCGTACGGCGGGGTGGGGGTCTTCCTGCTGCTGGACGGCATGGAGACCGACGCCCGGCGGGAGCAGACGATCTACGCCGGGGCCTCGGTGCTGGCCGGGGCCTGTGTGGTGGCCGCGGCGTTCTTCATGGAGCGGGTCTGCAAGCTGCCGGAGGACGACGACGAGGGGCCGGGGGAGGGGAAGCCCGCCTAG
- a CDS encoding SAM-dependent methyltransferase: MTSGTRTWRAAAEAALYGPHGFYRRPEGPAGHFRTAVHASPLYAGAIAELLRRVDSALGSPEELAFVDMGAGRGELITGVLAQCPPALAGRLRPYAVDRADRPDGLDGRVVWRDAPPEGVTGLLFANEWLDNVPVDVVETDGGGTPRLVLVQEDGEELPGDPVSGADADWLARWWPLEGAPPGSRAEIGRTRDEAWSRAVGTLRSGLAVAADYAHESATRPPFGSLTGFREGREVRPVPDGSCDITAHVALDACAGPGATLLSQRAALRALGVDGRRPPLALASSDPAAYVRALGAASEAGELTSPGGMGGFRWLLQPVGPECAELLTEDTSARPPWPG, translated from the coding sequence ATGACATCCGGGACGCGCACCTGGCGGGCGGCGGCGGAAGCCGCCCTCTACGGCCCCCATGGCTTCTACCGGCGCCCTGAGGGCCCCGCCGGCCACTTCCGCACCGCCGTGCACGCCTCCCCGCTCTACGCGGGCGCGATCGCCGAGCTGCTGCGGAGGGTCGACAGCGCCCTGGGGTCGCCTGAGGAGCTCGCCTTCGTCGACATGGGCGCCGGGCGCGGCGAGCTGATCACCGGGGTGCTCGCGCAGTGCCCGCCCGCGCTGGCCGGCCGGCTCCGCCCGTACGCCGTGGACCGTGCCGACCGCCCGGACGGCCTCGACGGGCGTGTCGTCTGGCGGGACGCGCCACCCGAAGGGGTGACCGGGCTCCTCTTCGCCAACGAGTGGCTGGACAACGTCCCGGTGGACGTCGTCGAGACGGACGGCGGCGGCACCCCGCGCCTGGTGCTCGTCCAGGAGGACGGCGAGGAGCTGCCGGGCGACCCGGTGTCGGGCGCCGACGCTGACTGGCTGGCCCGCTGGTGGCCGCTGGAGGGCGCGCCGCCGGGCAGTCGCGCGGAGATCGGCCGGACGCGGGACGAGGCGTGGTCCCGCGCGGTCGGCACCCTGCGGTCCGGCCTGGCGGTCGCCGCCGACTACGCCCACGAGAGCGCCACCCGCCCGCCGTTCGGCAGCCTCACCGGCTTCCGGGAGGGCCGGGAGGTCCGCCCGGTACCCGACGGGAGCTGCGACATCACCGCCCACGTGGCCCTCGACGCCTGCGCCGGGCCCGGCGCGACGCTGCTCAGCCAGCGCGCCGCGCTCCGGGCCCTCGGCGTGGACGGCCGCCGGCCGCCGCTCGCCCTCGCCTCCTCCGACCCGGCCGCCTACGTCCGGGCCCTGGGCGCGGCGAGCGAGGCCGGCGAACTGACCTCACCGGGCGGCATGGGCGGCTTCCGCTGGCTCCTCCAGCCCGTCGGCCCGGAGTGCGCGGAGCTCCTCACGGAGGACACGAGCGCGCGACCGCCCTGGCCCGGCTGA
- a CDS encoding ABC transporter substrate-binding protein, which produces MTSTTPRRARTARAALAAAGVAALTAGLAACGGDSLEKSGGGDGGSSASGRGSLVIGSASFTESKVLAEIYAGLLKDAGYSTSIKTVDARELYEPALEKGQIDVVPEYAATLAEFLNKKQNGKDAPQVASADSDTTVKALRKLAEPRGLKVLDAGRAVDQNAFAVSAEFAGKHQLKTLSDLGASKESVKLAAGDECTERPFCKPGLEKTYGIRVAGIDPLEVGSTQAKQAVKNGKDQMVLTTTTDATLEQFGLVVLKDDKKLQNSDNVLPVVNARKAGSPQVVEALGKLNKVLTTEDLTELNKKVDAERLKPADVAAQYLKDKGLLGK; this is translated from the coding sequence ATGACCAGCACCACCCCGCGCCGTGCGCGGACCGCCCGCGCCGCGCTGGCGGCGGCGGGAGTCGCCGCCCTGACGGCGGGCCTGGCCGCGTGCGGCGGGGACAGCCTGGAGAAGTCCGGGGGCGGTGACGGGGGATCCAGTGCGTCGGGCCGGGGGTCCCTCGTGATCGGATCCGCTTCGTTCACCGAGTCGAAGGTGCTCGCGGAAATATACGCGGGCCTGTTGAAGGACGCCGGATATTCCACCTCGATCAAGACGGTGGACGCGCGTGAGCTGTATGAACCGGCGTTGGAGAAGGGCCAGATCGATGTCGTCCCGGAGTACGCGGCGACGCTCGCGGAATTCCTGAACAAGAAGCAGAACGGGAAGGACGCCCCGCAGGTCGCCTCCGCCGACTCGGACACCACGGTGAAGGCGCTGCGGAAACTCGCCGAACCGCGGGGACTCAAGGTGCTGGACGCCGGCCGTGCCGTGGACCAGAACGCGTTCGCCGTGTCGGCCGAGTTCGCGGGGAAACACCAGCTCAAGACGCTTTCGGACCTGGGCGCGTCGAAGGAGTCGGTCAAGCTCGCGGCGGGCGACGAGTGCACCGAGCGGCCGTTCTGCAAACCGGGTCTGGAGAAGACCTACGGCATCCGCGTCGCGGGCATAGACCCCTTGGAGGTCGGCAGCACCCAGGCCAAGCAGGCGGTGAAGAACGGCAAGGACCAGATGGTCCTCACGACCACCACGGACGCCACGCTGGAACAGTTCGGTCTTGTCGTGCTCAAGGACGACAAGAAACTGCAGAACTCCGACAACGTGCTGCCGGTGGTGAATGCGCGGAAGGCCGGTTCACCGCAGGTCGTGGAAGCGCTCGGCAAACTCAACAAGGTGCTGACCACGGAGGACCTCACCGAACTCAACAAGAAGGTGGACGCCGAGCGGCTCAAGCCGGCGGATGTGGCCGCGCAGTACCTCAAGGACAAGGGGCTGCTGGGGAAGTAG
- the folB gene encoding dihydroneopterin aldolase: MDRVALRGLKARGHHGVFPREREEGQTFVVDLVLSLDTRPAAAGDDLTKTVHYGIVAEEVVGIVQGEPVDLIETLAERIAAQCLKHDPVREVEVVVHKPDAPITVPFDDVTVTITRSRV, from the coding sequence GTGGACCGTGTCGCGCTGCGCGGCTTGAAGGCTCGCGGGCACCATGGGGTCTTTCCCCGAGAACGCGAGGAAGGCCAGACCTTCGTCGTGGATCTCGTGCTGAGCCTGGACACCCGGCCCGCCGCGGCCGGCGACGACCTCACGAAGACCGTCCACTACGGCATCGTGGCCGAGGAGGTCGTCGGCATCGTGCAGGGCGAGCCGGTCGACCTGATCGAGACCCTCGCCGAGCGGATCGCCGCGCAGTGCCTGAAGCACGACCCGGTGCGGGAGGTCGAGGTGGTCGTGCACAAGCCGGACGCCCCGATCACCGTGCCCTTCGACGACGTGACCGTAACGATCACCCGGAGCCGAGTATGA
- a CDS encoding ABC transporter permease, which translates to MAGQGGNCLIDNDWICGEYVRTRSHELVDATLQHIGITLASVGIGLLVAFPLALAARRWRGVAGPVLGLTTVLYTVPSLAMFSLLVPVFGLSAAVVVTGLVLYSLTILVRNILAGLAAVPEEAREAARGMGYGPIRLLFGVELPLALPAVMAGVRIATVSTVSLTTVGALTGYGGLGNLIYEGLHSVFKAQVLTASVLCVLLAVVADVLLLGLQRLLTPWARKPRARRGAGRSGGAGEARPARNERKKAVA; encoded by the coding sequence ATGGCGGGGCAGGGCGGCAATTGCCTGATCGACAACGACTGGATCTGCGGCGAGTACGTGCGGACGCGGAGCCATGAGCTCGTGGACGCGACCCTGCAGCACATCGGCATCACGCTGGCGTCCGTCGGCATCGGGCTGCTCGTCGCGTTCCCGCTGGCGCTGGCGGCCCGCCGCTGGCGCGGGGTGGCGGGCCCGGTGCTCGGGCTCACCACGGTGCTCTACACGGTGCCGTCGCTGGCGATGTTCTCGCTGCTGGTGCCGGTCTTCGGGCTCTCGGCGGCCGTGGTGGTCACCGGTCTGGTGCTCTACTCGCTGACGATCCTGGTGCGGAACATCCTGGCCGGGCTGGCCGCCGTGCCGGAGGAGGCCCGTGAGGCGGCGCGCGGCATGGGGTACGGGCCGATACGGCTGCTGTTCGGGGTGGAGCTGCCGCTCGCCCTGCCGGCGGTGATGGCGGGGGTCCGGATCGCCACCGTGTCCACGGTCTCGCTGACCACCGTCGGCGCGCTCACCGGGTACGGAGGGCTGGGCAACCTGATCTACGAGGGGCTGCACAGCGTCTTCAAGGCCCAGGTCCTGACCGCCTCGGTGCTCTGTGTCCTGCTGGCCGTCGTGGCGGACGTGCTGCTGCTGGGGCTCCAGCGGCTGCTGACGCCTTGGGCGAGGAAGCCGCGGGCGCGCCGGGGAGCCGGTAGGTCCGGGGGAGCCGGGGAAGCGCGGCCTGCGCGCAATGAGCGGAAGAAGGCGGTGGCCTGA
- a CDS encoding nuclear transport factor 2 family protein, whose amino-acid sequence MSSARTDAERVELANTALYEAVERGDTEAMRRMWLDDPGTEVSCVHPGWPVLRGRGEVLRSYALIMASTDYIQFFLTDVEVSVAGDTALVTCTENILSGAPAESEGELGPLVGQLVVATNVFRRVGSEWKVWSHHGSPVLAGREDEEYGEREEGPEDLDGGPGPVGPLS is encoded by the coding sequence GTGAGCTCGGCGCGCACGGACGCCGAGCGGGTCGAGCTCGCCAACACGGCCCTGTACGAGGCGGTGGAGCGCGGCGACACCGAGGCGATGCGGCGGATGTGGCTGGACGACCCCGGTACCGAGGTGTCCTGTGTCCATCCGGGCTGGCCGGTGCTGCGCGGCCGGGGCGAGGTGCTCCGCTCCTACGCGCTGATCATGGCGAGCACCGACTACATCCAGTTCTTCCTGACCGACGTCGAGGTGTCGGTGGCCGGTGACACGGCCCTGGTGACCTGTACCGAGAACATCCTCAGCGGGGCGCCCGCGGAGTCCGAGGGCGAGCTGGGGCCGCTGGTCGGCCAGCTGGTCGTGGCGACCAATGTGTTCCGGCGGGTGGGGTCGGAGTGGAAGGTGTGGTCGCACCACGGGTCGCCGGTGCTGGCGGGCCGGGAGGACGAGGAGTACGGGGAGCGCGAGGAGGGCCCGGAGGATCTGGACGGGGGGCCCGGGCCGGTCGGGCCGCTGAGCTGA